A region of the Rhodospirillales bacterium genome:
ATGTGCGGTAGAAGGAAAGTATTCCAAAGCTCGGCGTAACCGGGATGGAAGCGGGGCTCGTTGTTGAAGACATCGAGCCCGGCGGCGGCGATGTGGCCCGATTTCAGGGCGGCGATCAGGGCTTCGTCGTCGACGACGGCGCCGCGCGCGGTGTTGATCACGATCGCGCCCTTGGGCAGCAGCGCCAGCCGTTCGGCGTTCACGAGCCCGCGCGTCTCCGGGGTCGCCGGGCAGTGGATGGACAGAAACTGGGCGTGGGGCAGAAGGTCTTCCACGCGCGTATGGTAGACGGCACCTTCTTCCTGCTCGGACGGCAGGCGATGGCGATTAAAATAATGGATTTTCATCTCGAAACCGCGCGCGCGCTTGGCGAAAATCCGCCCGACCCGGCCCATGCCGAGAATGCCGAGGATCTTGCCGGTGACCTGAGTCCCGACCATGAAGGCGGGGCTCCATTCCCGCCACTCGCCCCTCCGCATGATT
Encoded here:
- a CDS encoding D-glycerate dehydrogenase produces the protein MSRKPVVLVCRKLPDEVEARLSRDYAPRFNPSDRVYSGDELVRLAEGAEIILACHSEIFSADVIGRLPASVKAIANFSVGYDHVDVKAAKARGLIVTNTPGVLNDATAEIAMLLMLGAARRAAEGERIMRRGEWREWSPAFMVGTQVTGKILGILGMGRVGRIFAKRARGFEMKIHYFNRHRLPSEQEEGAVYHTRVEDLLPHAQFLSIHCPATPETRGLVNAERLALLPKGAIVINTARGAVVDDEALIAALKSGHIAAAGLDVFNNEPRFHPGYAELWNTFLLPHIGSATRETRNAMGFKALDNMDAIVAGREPTDRVV